In Feifania hominis, the following are encoded in one genomic region:
- a CDS encoding FeoA family protein, translating to MSYCSLNTLQEGQRARVIDILSSGSMRRRLQDIGLIEGTDVQCMQKSPSGDPVAYLIRGAVIALRCEDSRNILVQ from the coding sequence ATGAGTTATTGCTCATTGAATACATTGCAGGAGGGCCAGAGAGCCCGCGTCATTGACATTCTCTCCTCCGGCAGTATGCGCCGCCGTCTTCAGGACATTGGCCTGATTGAGGGCACTGACGTGCAGTGCATGCAGAAGAGCCCGTCCGGCGATCCTGTCGCCTATCTCATCCGCGGAGCAGTCATTGCGCTGCGCTGCGAAGACTCTCGAAACATCCTTGTTCAATAA
- a CDS encoding metal-dependent transcriptional regulator, whose protein sequence is MPQDYYTLEGYRRKNNRLVTESMEDYLEMICRYFLQEGYVRVNTLAELLNVKPSSSSKMVGILKQAGLVSFERYGVVRPTDEGLRLGRYLLHRHDVLHRFFCWLNGTQDELEQVEQVEHYMTPQSVQNIERLLGEYIREKSSPP, encoded by the coding sequence ATGCCGCAGGATTATTACACACTGGAGGGATATCGGCGAAAAAACAACCGTCTCGTCACCGAATCCATGGAGGATTATCTGGAAATGATCTGCCGCTATTTTTTGCAGGAGGGTTATGTGCGCGTCAACACACTCGCAGAGCTGCTCAATGTCAAGCCCTCCTCCTCCTCCAAAATGGTGGGCATCCTCAAGCAGGCGGGACTGGTCAGCTTTGAACGTTACGGCGTAGTGCGCCCGACCGACGAGGGGCTTCGACTTGGCCGCTATCTGTTGCACCGCCATGATGTGCTGCACCGTTTTTTCTGCTGGCTCAACGGCACACAGGATGAGCTCGAGCAGGTCGAGCAAGTCGAGCACTATATGACGCCGCAGAGCGTACAAAACATCGAGCGCCTGCTTGGGGAATATATCAGAGAAAAAAGCTCCCCGCCGTAA
- a CDS encoding DUF6056 family protein has translation MSQSNEIRKGSRPIPLPFLILVILVICAILLLVALQLMTTFTTDDYYYACFWRDGFDGFVRRNVDHYLTRNGRVLVHLIAQTLLAGGMIPFAIFNTLSLIAIFLCFMAFQSMPGKKTHGGGLLSAFLFSIMLLGLNYNVLKHSILCVSDACNYIFPQLLLALSCMLLEKCRTSPGIPLCFFTALGCFLSGATTEQGGIMTLTILFVSILSELIVQKRVGVFRVFLLLCSAAGYLTIFLSPATRARAASELSIPGIQNGLRQFACNFASPGRSLFVMILFCLVIGTLSLLNRKLPRVLLLGLPVSATLSIGYFSAQSVALNVILFLLFCGFMLTAAVIFIFKTPYQKSGSLLLAGLASAGMMIFTVSSSVRATVPLLICLMVCGAFFAGECYEILGIRFAGKKFFHRATAILSVCAFFCCLNQAMPVFRGVRNNYRILQQNELAAQTARQEEVFRYRDYLPPYYLADLFTSSVFDRLFLHYYRIDDVPVEYNYRVMEFEKTGETTLLKDGKRYHPLSKLVKKHGGKLFWASNEYLSITLKRREFIYNAPCLYWTDQGTRHRVNVVQDIINYENSLFVSEDFAKILLG, from the coding sequence ATGAGTCAATCGAATGAAATTAGAAAGGGGAGCCGGCCAATACCGCTCCCCTTTCTAATATTGGTTATCCTGGTTATTTGCGCGATTCTACTCCTTGTTGCGCTGCAGTTGATGACGACATTTACAACCGATGATTATTACTACGCCTGCTTTTGGCGTGACGGATTTGACGGCTTTGTTCGCCGAAATGTGGATCACTATCTGACAAGAAATGGCCGCGTGCTCGTTCATCTGATCGCCCAGACGCTTCTTGCGGGCGGAATGATTCCTTTCGCCATATTCAACACACTTTCACTGATTGCCATTTTTCTGTGTTTCATGGCCTTTCAAAGTATGCCGGGCAAAAAAACGCATGGCGGCGGCTTACTATCAGCCTTTCTCTTCTCCATTATGCTGCTTGGGCTCAATTACAATGTGCTCAAGCACAGTATTCTCTGCGTAAGCGATGCCTGCAACTATATTTTTCCTCAGTTGCTTCTTGCACTGTCGTGCATGCTTCTGGAAAAGTGTAGAACATCTCCTGGAATACCTCTTTGTTTTTTTACCGCTCTTGGTTGTTTTCTGTCGGGTGCCACAACGGAACAGGGCGGGATTATGACCCTGACTATTCTCTTTGTGAGCATATTATCTGAGCTCATTGTCCAAAAGCGTGTTGGCGTTTTTCGCGTTTTTTTGCTACTCTGTTCAGCTGCGGGTTATCTCACTATTTTTCTCTCTCCGGCCACACGCGCGAGAGCTGCGTCAGAGTTATCAATTCCTGGAATCCAAAATGGCCTTCGCCAGTTTGCCTGTAACTTTGCATCTCCAGGCAGATCTCTTTTTGTTATGATTCTTTTCTGCCTTGTTATCGGAACACTCAGTTTGCTCAACCGAAAACTTCCTCGCGTTCTCTTGCTGGGATTGCCTGTCTCTGCAACGCTGTCAATCGGCTATTTTTCGGCACAGAGTGTAGCACTCAACGTCATTTTGTTTTTGCTCTTTTGCGGTTTTATGCTGACAGCCGCTGTAATCTTCATCTTCAAAACACCCTATCAGAAGAGTGGTTCTCTCCTTCTGGCGGGTCTTGCCTCTGCTGGAATGATGATTTTTACCGTGAGCAGCAGCGTACGTGCAACCGTTCCGCTTTTGATTTGCCTCATGGTGTGCGGAGCATTTTTTGCCGGAGAGTGCTATGAAATACTGGGCATTCGTTTCGCCGGCAAAAAGTTTTTTCACAGAGCAACAGCCATACTCAGCGTCTGTGCCTTTTTCTGCTGCCTAAATCAAGCTATGCCGGTATTCCGTGGCGTTCGGAATAATTATAGAATCTTACAGCAAAACGAACTGGCTGCACAGACAGCCAGGCAGGAAGAGGTATTTCGTTATCGGGATTATCTGCCGCCTTACTATCTGGCCGATCTGTTCACAAGTTCTGTTTTTGATCGTCTATTTTTGCACTATTACCGTATCGATGATGTTCCGGTTGAGTACAATTACCGGGTCATGGAATTCGAAAAAACCGGAGAAACTACTCTTTTGAAAGATGGAAAGCGCTACCATCCGCTCTCCAAATTGGTAAAAAAGCATGGCGGCAAGTTGTTTTGGGCATCTAATGAGTATCTCTCCATCACGCTAAAACGCAGAGAGTTCATTTATAATGCCCCCTGCCTGTACTGGACTGACCAGGGCACCAGACATCGCGTTAACGTGGTACAGGATATCATTAATTATGAAAATTCTCTGTTTGTATCAGAGGACTTTGCAAAGATTTTGCTTGGTTGA
- a CDS encoding patatin-like phospholipase family protein codes for MTGLVLEGGALRASFTSGVMDAFWDNGILFPYVIGVSAGISNAYSYVNGQRGRNDEILKCYRADPRYLSYGNFLKRKCVMDLQFVFEEIPQKLLPYDYEALANYSGRIIAAITERESARAEYYDQRDCDAGFRLLQATCALPVAFPAIEFQGKFYVDGGVADPIPIRRAIADGCTKNVVVMTKREGYRKHLGKGDKLAARLYQKRYPALAQAVLTRPARYNEEVEFCLAQEREGRAIVLWSDYADTIGRFEKSYENIHKLYENGYEKAIARMADIRAMLGEDNQFIGK; via the coding sequence ATGACCGGACTTGTTTTGGAGGGCGGCGCGCTGCGCGCATCTTTCACCTCCGGCGTAATGGACGCCTTTTGGGACAATGGCATTCTCTTTCCCTATGTCATCGGCGTCTCTGCCGGCATATCCAACGCCTACTCGTATGTCAACGGGCAGCGCGGGCGAAACGACGAGATCTTAAAGTGCTACCGTGCCGACCCGCGCTATCTGAGCTATGGCAATTTTTTGAAGCGCAAATGTGTGATGGATCTGCAGTTTGTCTTTGAGGAGATCCCGCAGAAGTTGCTGCCATACGACTACGAGGCGCTGGCGAACTACTCCGGGCGTATCATCGCCGCCATTACCGAGCGAGAGAGTGCGCGCGCCGAGTACTATGACCAGCGCGACTGCGATGCGGGCTTTCGGCTTCTGCAGGCCACCTGCGCGCTTCCGGTCGCCTTCCCCGCCATCGAATTTCAAGGCAAGTTCTATGTCGACGGCGGTGTGGCTGACCCCATTCCGATTCGCCGAGCCATTGCCGACGGCTGTACGAAAAACGTTGTGGTTATGACAAAGCGAGAGGGCTATCGCAAGCATCTCGGCAAGGGGGACAAACTTGCGGCCCGTCTCTATCAAAAGAGGTATCCGGCCCTTGCCCAGGCGGTTTTGACAAGGCCCGCGCGCTACAATGAGGAAGTTGAATTCTGTCTTGCGCAGGAGCGCGAGGGGCGCGCTATCGTACTATGGTCGGACTATGCCGACACCATTGGGCGGTTTGAAAAGAGCTATGAAAACATTCACAAACTCTATGAAAACGGCTACGAGAAAGCCATCGCGCGTATGGCGGATATCCGGGCGATGCTCGGAGAAGACAATCAATTCATCGGGAAATAG